The genomic segment CCCACCGTAAGTTGATCACCCGATAAAACCTTACCTCCATACAAATCCAAAGCGTTCTTTGATGGATTACTATTATACATCTGAGCGAACACAGAGGTACTGAGGAATAAAAATAGCCCAATGCTTAAACTACAAACGGCTATTTCTATGTATCTGCCACAATTCATATTCTTTCTCCTTTTATTAAAACGAAAAACAAATCTCTCTTATTTAGTTTAACATAAAACTCCATTAAAACACCCCATATAAAACCCTTAAAAACACGATTCGCAATTTTATATAAAATTTCTTGTTCATCAAAAAAGTTAATTCACAAATTACCGATACTTTCCATCCATCCCGTGGTATGGTACTATTTATAAATCACATCCACAAAGACTATAACTCTATCCCCTTCTTGCTTAATATGCCACGAACTACTTTTGAGTTTCGTAATAAATCAGCCAATGCCCCTTTGCCATTCAAAATCTGGTTATTGCAATCATCATATCCACACAGAAAATTTAGATATTCACATGCCCACCCTTTTTCTGAGTTATAAGTTCTATAAATATTATCGAGTTGATTAACTACCTGCTTAAACCTCTGTCCAAAATCACTATTACGACAATCCTGTTCGAATAGCCTCTCCAGACCTTTACTACGTAAATCACTACTCAATTTAGGAAAGGAAAGCAACCCTTCTTTCTCTTTGTCCAAATAATCCGATAGTATATGTATATCCCACAGAATCGTTATCAGTCCTGCGGACATATCCCGTGGCAAACCTGTTATTTCTCCACACCGCTGGATTAATTTCCTGTTTTGGCGAGCCCGTTCCTCATTAATAAAATCCAACGCTTCCTCTATGTTCTCGTCCAATTCATCTCCCTCTAATCCCTGCTCCATAAATTCTTCTTCCAACGCATCCATAAGGGGCTTATGATATTTTAAGTCTATGTTAAACCCCCAATGAAAAATATACCGATGTTTTGTTCCCCCTCCAAACTTTAATCCAAATTTATTTTTTAGTTCCCGAATAAACTCACTATTCCCACCTTTCTGGTCTATCGTATCATGTAATTCTCTAAAAAGCGGTTCCAACATTCCCCCCCTTTCTGAAGAAATACCCAATACGCTATAAAAATCCAATTTATGTTTATTGTAATCACTCCGTGCATAACTAACAGGTTGAACCAAAGTGCCTAAACAACCTATAAAAACACATAAATATAAAACCTTTTGTTTGCAAGAAAAACGTCTCATATTTTTATATAATTCCTATATACATTATCTTCTCGATTACTTTTTCCTTCTCAGGATTGTTCCACGTGTATATGATTTTACCAGTTCCTCCGCTTCCTGTATCTCATTATTACTAATTCCCCAAAGCCGACCCGACAATCCATCCCTTTCGTTTTTCGCATCTTTATATATACCGCTACTCTCTCCACCATACTTCATTGCAAGGGTATACCATGCGTATGCTAATACCCTATCCTTTGGAACACCTTCACCATTTCCATACATATCTCCCAAATGCATCATTGCCCCGGCATTGCCTTCTTCCACTGCCTTCTCAAACCACTGTCGTGCCTTATCATAATCCTGCGGGACACCAAGACCTTCATAATACATCAAACCCAAATTAAACATCGCCATAGCATTGCCTTTTTCCGCAGACTTCTCATACCACTGCCGTGCCTT from the Candidatus Hydrogenedens sp. genome contains:
- a CDS encoding tetratricopeptide repeat protein; the protein is KARQWYEKSAEKGNAMAMFNLGLMYYEGLGVPQDYDKARQWFEKAVEEGNAGAMMHLGDMYGNGEGVPKDRVLAYAWYTLAMKYGGESSGIYKDAKNERDGLSGRLWGISNNEIQEAEELVKSYTRGTILRRKK